One Endozoicomonas gorgoniicola DNA window includes the following coding sequences:
- a CDS encoding metallophosphoesterase family protein, protein MSKIAVLSDIHSNVWALESVIKNAKKKGAKKFVNLGDILYGPLAPKETYELLRSEEMITIKGNQDRQIYEANPEGISENPTMQFIFAELPNEALEWMKSLPASLSLPEDIFLCHGVPDNDLVYMVEDVSSGIPKVRNEHEIRRFLSNVSEKLVLCGHSHIPRIIELTNKQLIVNPGSVGLPAYKDEDPTLHIMQNYSSHASYAMIERCTTGWNVEFLKVPYELNSAVNAAKARNRNDWAFALKSGRAA, encoded by the coding sequence ATGAGTAAAATTGCAGTTTTATCGGATATTCATAGCAATGTCTGGGCATTAGAATCAGTAATCAAAAATGCAAAAAAGAAAGGGGCAAAAAAGTTCGTAAATCTTGGCGATATCTTATACGGACCACTCGCTCCAAAAGAAACTTATGAACTTTTGCGATCCGAAGAAATGATTACTATCAAGGGGAATCAGGATCGCCAAATTTATGAGGCTAATCCAGAGGGAATCTCGGAAAATCCTACAATGCAGTTCATATTTGCAGAATTACCAAATGAAGCTCTGGAATGGATGAAGTCTTTACCTGCGTCATTATCTCTCCCAGAAGATATTTTTCTGTGTCATGGAGTCCCTGATAATGACCTGGTTTATATGGTCGAAGATGTATCATCCGGTATACCGAAGGTCAGGAATGAACATGAAATAAGACGGTTTCTTAGCAACGTATCAGAAAAGCTTGTCCTGTGTGGTCATTCACATATTCCAAGAATTATTGAGCTTACAAATAAGCAGCTTATCGTGAATCCGGGCAGTGTTGGTCTACCTGCATACAAAGATGAAGATCCGACATTGCATATTATGCAAAATTATTCCTCTCATGCTTCATACGCAATGATTGAACGCTGCACTACAGGCTGGAATGTTGAGTTTCTTAAAGTACCATATGAACTAAATAGTGCTGTGAATGCAGCGAAAGCAAGAAATCGCAATGACTGGGCTTTTGCACTCAAATCTGGTAGAGCTGCATAA
- a CDS encoding DUF6429 family protein produces MKVDEEKIDDAGLALLHLTLHDDFRAWKQLDFDLMNRLHEKGFIEDPINKTKSVVFTEAGLKKSEELFRKLFANNE; encoded by the coding sequence ATGAAAGTAGATGAAGAAAAAATAGATGATGCCGGATTAGCTCTATTACATCTTACACTCCATGATGATTTCAGAGCATGGAAACAACTGGATTTTGATCTCATGAATAGACTCCATGAGAAAGGCTTTATTGAAGATCCCATAAATAAAACGAAATCAGTTGTATTCACCGAAGCTGGGTTGAAAAAGTCCGAAGAATTGTTCAGAAAGCTTTTTGCAAACAATGAGTAA
- the ltrA gene encoding group II intron reverse transcriptase/maturase, which produces MNHDLLSCALEPANLLKAWKQVRSNKGAPGIDGITIKAYPDFARQHWPSARQALLNGTYRPSPVLRAVIEKPDGGERLLGIPTVMDRVIQQAIVQVLSPIFDPDFSPSSFGYRPGRSAQDAVQQVNRYIKQGLHQAVDVDLSKFFDTVSHDVLMSRVSRKIHDKRLLKLIGRYLRAGVMVDGQCYPTRVGMPQGGPLSPLLSNVLLDDLDKELEYRGHCFARYCDDFVILVGSQRAGERVMESITRYLERKLKLRINPTKSKVVKATEAEFLSFTFTGKRIRWSEKSLNRFRRKILKLTSRSWGVSMEYRLKKLAEYIRGWMGYFRITEYYSPIPRLDQWIRRRIRCCFIKQWRKPKTRYRNLIRLGVDHIKAASIAASSKGYYRLSKTYAAQLALNDSFLSKLGLVSLKDLWIRFHHPR; this is translated from the coding sequence TTGAACCACGATCTACTGAGTTGCGCACTGGAACCTGCCAATTTGCTGAAAGCATGGAAACAAGTCAGAAGTAACAAAGGGGCTCCCGGAATAGATGGGATCACCATTAAAGCCTATCCTGACTTTGCCCGTCAGCACTGGCCTTCAGCGCGCCAAGCCTTACTCAATGGGACTTACAGACCATCTCCCGTCCTTCGGGCTGTTATAGAAAAGCCCGATGGTGGAGAACGGTTGCTGGGCATCCCGACAGTCATGGATCGAGTGATACAACAGGCCATTGTGCAGGTATTATCACCCATCTTTGATCCTGACTTCTCTCCCAGCAGCTTCGGTTACAGACCGGGAAGGTCTGCACAAGACGCTGTACAACAGGTTAATCGATACATTAAGCAGGGGCTGCATCAGGCGGTTGATGTTGATCTGAGTAAATTCTTTGATACGGTCAGCCATGATGTTCTTATGTCGAGAGTCTCTCGAAAGATTCACGACAAGCGTCTGTTGAAGCTGATTGGCCGCTACCTTCGTGCTGGCGTCATGGTTGATGGGCAATGCTACCCAACCCGGGTAGGTATGCCACAAGGCGGTCCACTTTCACCGCTGCTGTCGAATGTCCTTCTCGATGACCTGGACAAGGAACTGGAGTACCGGGGGCATTGCTTCGCACGCTACTGCGATGACTTTGTGATCCTCGTTGGCAGCCAGCGAGCCGGGGAGCGAGTGATGGAAAGCATCACACGTTACCTTGAGCGCAAGCTGAAACTGAGGATAAACCCGACAAAGAGCAAGGTGGTGAAAGCTACCGAAGCTGAGTTCCTGAGTTTTACCTTCACAGGGAAGCGAATCCGCTGGTCGGAGAAGAGTCTGAACCGCTTCAGGCGAAAAATCCTGAAACTCACCAGCCGAAGCTGGGGAGTATCGATGGAATATCGCTTGAAGAAGCTGGCCGAATATATCCGGGGCTGGATGGGTTATTTCAGGATAACCGAATATTACAGTCCTATACCGCGACTGGATCAATGGATACGTCGGCGGATTCGCTGTTGTTTTATCAAACAATGGCGAAAGCCGAAAACCCGTTACAGAAATTTGATCAGGTTAGGTGTTGATCACATCAAGGCCGCCTCGATTGCAGCCAGTAGCAAAGGGTATTACCGGCTAAGCAAAACCTATGCGGCACAGTTAGCATTAAACGACAGTTTTCTCAGTAAACTCGGGCTTGTTTCCCTGAAAGACTTGTGGATCAGGTTTCACCACCCTCGGTGA
- a CDS encoding Fic family protein produces MFKAPPTNALNPSVFEEISENSPEKFGDYLSYYKPLDGKGRYLPFDEFRYRVEKDLDVRIAWSLTKLSRNSQYVNLLPIGEPTGLCNLMLTPSIQKTISHTDRNATTAALEWMSSKIGEEQHFEYLLNDLIEDEAISSSQLEGAATTTLVAKDMLKRKRKPRTSDEKMILGNYIMMKFAWENRDKPLTIDLICDMHRFGVSDIDDDKYTPGVFRKTDDVVVVDSDGETVHTPPSHEGLRKRFKLLCHWINQCHDDADSSDYLHPLVKAVALHFAIGFEHPFRDGNGRVARSLFYWFMFKNDYAAFRYIAISVLLKAAPVKYGKSYLYTETDGMDLTYFIEYQCGIIHRAINKFKDAYKKSLDDIESFNQWIWSSGFYKKLSEKQKVVFQVAKSGMASAFTASSVKENLGCSYNTAATVLNGLVDLNIFEKKKHGREWLFHMMDKDSIQKNWRTQLTKKSR; encoded by the coding sequence ATGTTCAAGGCACCACCAACTAATGCGCTAAACCCAAGTGTATTCGAGGAAATATCTGAAAATAGTCCAGAAAAATTCGGAGACTATCTTAGCTATTACAAACCACTGGATGGTAAAGGTCGCTATTTGCCATTCGATGAGTTCAGATACAGGGTCGAAAAAGATTTAGATGTCAGGATTGCTTGGTCTTTAACAAAGCTGTCTAGAAATAGTCAGTATGTGAACTTGTTGCCAATAGGTGAGCCAACAGGGCTATGCAACCTCATGCTGACTCCTTCAATTCAAAAAACTATCTCACATACTGATCGCAATGCAACTACAGCGGCATTGGAGTGGATGAGTAGCAAAATCGGAGAAGAGCAACATTTTGAATATCTTCTTAATGACCTTATTGAAGATGAAGCTATTAGTAGTAGTCAGTTAGAAGGAGCCGCTACAACCACTCTTGTAGCAAAAGACATGCTCAAGAGAAAGAGAAAACCAAGAACTTCCGATGAGAAAATGATTCTTGGGAATTATATAATGATGAAATTTGCATGGGAAAATAGGGATAAGCCTCTGACTATAGATTTGATATGTGACATGCACAGGTTTGGTGTTAGTGACATTGATGACGATAAATATACGCCAGGTGTATTTAGAAAAACTGATGATGTCGTAGTTGTAGATAGTGATGGCGAAACTGTTCATACCCCGCCATCTCATGAAGGTTTGCGGAAGCGCTTTAAATTATTATGCCATTGGATAAATCAATGCCATGATGATGCAGATAGTTCTGATTATCTTCACCCGCTAGTTAAGGCTGTTGCATTACACTTTGCAATAGGTTTTGAACATCCATTTCGGGATGGAAATGGAAGAGTTGCAAGATCATTGTTTTACTGGTTTATGTTTAAAAATGATTATGCGGCATTTCGGTATATTGCTATAAGCGTTCTGTTAAAAGCTGCTCCTGTAAAATATGGAAAGTCATATTTATATACTGAAACTGACGGTATGGATTTAACATATTTTATTGAATATCAATGTGGGATTATTCATAGAGCAATCAACAAATTCAAGGATGCATATAAAAAATCCTTGGATGATATTGAAAGTTTCAATCAATGGATTTGGTCTTCAGGTTTCTATAAAAAGCTATCAGAAAAACAAAAAGTGGTTTTTCAGGTGGCAAAAAGTGGTATGGCTAGTGCTTTTACTGCATCAAGTGTTAAAGAAAATCTTGGTTGCTCATATAATACTGCCGCAACTGTACTAAATGGGTTGGTTGACCTAAATATCTTTGAAAAAAAGAAACATGGAAGAGAATGGCTTTTCCACATGATGGATAAAGATTCTATCCAAAAAAATTGGAGAACGCAGCTAACAAAAAAATCCAGGTGA
- the maoP gene encoding DUF413 domain-containing protein: MDKSKREQHIKFIGKSLSDIASIGWLLTVRERNVLQKYGAWMEALMNGSLQPVTEEQEHFISAASGKIKATTEYELIWKRVLSIRKEYSEKPNKPPKDVRILFRNR, translated from the coding sequence ATGGATAAATCTAAAAGAGAACAGCATATAAAGTTTATAGGGAAATCTTTATCCGATATTGCTTCAATTGGATGGCTTCTAACAGTCAGAGAACGAAATGTTTTACAAAAATATGGCGCATGGATGGAAGCTTTAATGAACGGATCGTTGCAACCAGTTACTGAAGAGCAGGAACATTTTATAAGTGCAGCAAGTGGAAAAATAAAAGCTACTACAGAATATGAACTAATCTGGAAACGTGTTTTGAGCATTAGAAAAGAATATTCTGAAAAGCCAAACAAGCCACCAAAAGATGTACGTATTTTATTCCGTAACCGATGA
- a CDS encoding IS30 family transposase, translating into MAYTHLSSEERYYIETELKNGTSQNKIAKKLGRSQPTVSREVNRNKGQRGYRHQQANRTARQRHKDKPKAIKLTDDIKQRISNDIRSDWSPEQVAGRLEKDGVIKLHHETIYQFVADDKRRGGSLYKHLRHQKKTYRKRYGSAHNRTGIPNRVGIEERPEVVNNRERVGDWEADTVIGKNHKGAIATLDERKTKLRLAVPLPGKKAKAVKQGIIDVLKPLKRFVKTITYDNGKEFVQHESIAKALKCDSYFAAPYHSWERGQNENANGLLRQYFPKSMELNGVTEKDVIIAVDKLNNRPRKCLGYKTPYEAFKESTGIDARKVMGYALMT; encoded by the coding sequence ATGGCCTATACACACCTGAGCTCTGAAGAGAGATATTATATCGAAACTGAACTCAAAAATGGGACTTCACAAAACAAAATTGCTAAAAAGCTTGGCCGTTCACAGCCTACCGTGTCGCGAGAAGTAAACCGCAATAAAGGGCAAAGAGGGTACAGGCACCAACAGGCTAATCGCACAGCTCGGCAGCGGCACAAAGATAAGCCAAAAGCTATTAAGCTGACAGACGACATTAAACAACGTATTTCAAACGATATCCGTTCAGATTGGAGTCCTGAACAAGTGGCTGGAAGGCTTGAAAAGGACGGTGTAATCAAGCTGCATCATGAGACGATTTATCAATTTGTAGCGGATGATAAACGGCGCGGAGGCTCGCTCTATAAGCACTTGAGGCACCAGAAAAAAACTTATCGAAAGCGATACGGTTCAGCTCATAACCGAACCGGTATACCAAATCGGGTTGGCATTGAAGAACGCCCCGAAGTGGTCAACAACAGAGAGCGAGTTGGTGACTGGGAAGCTGATACTGTAATAGGTAAAAATCATAAAGGAGCCATCGCTACATTAGATGAACGAAAAACCAAGCTTCGCCTTGCTGTCCCTCTACCAGGCAAGAAGGCAAAAGCGGTTAAACAGGGAATAATTGACGTACTCAAGCCTCTGAAAAGGTTTGTAAAGACAATAACATACGACAATGGAAAGGAGTTTGTTCAGCATGAATCAATTGCCAAAGCTTTAAAATGTGACAGCTACTTTGCTGCCCCCTACCATTCTTGGGAAAGAGGCCAGAATGAGAATGCTAATGGTTTGCTAAGGCAGTATTTCCCCAAGTCGATGGAGCTTAATGGCGTGACAGAAAAAGATGTCATCATTGCAGTGGATAAGCTGAACAACAGGCCAAGAAAGTGCCTGGGCTACAAGACTCCTTATGAGGCATTTAAAGAGTCAACTGGAATAGATGCAAGAAAAGTCATGGGTTATGCACTTATGACTTGA
- a CDS encoding ankyrin repeat domain-containing protein, with the protein MKKIIGKYKLTKALGRKVEEKIYSQIFSEMASGYIRNGLWAKAIQSADGDIEKQIARYIKFRFQSLTDDIEITKQLNQYPSFRSIFSGNNNNLISYDNGNIHDFISKASKYNDIEQIIYLTKKMAAHEIVEKINTPDDLDDYPIHIAARNGSEEVLLWLIENGANLNMTNCWNLTALQVAEKANQLSIVEILEARV; encoded by the coding sequence ATGAAAAAAATAATTGGCAAATATAAATTAACTAAAGCCCTTGGTAGAAAAGTGGAGGAAAAAATATATTCTCAAATTTTCTCTGAGATGGCATCTGGATACATTAGAAATGGACTCTGGGCTAAAGCGATACAAAGTGCTGATGGCGATATTGAAAAGCAAATTGCCAGATACATAAAATTTAGATTTCAGTCACTCACTGACGACATCGAAATCACAAAACAATTAAATCAATATCCTTCATTTCGTAGCATTTTTTCTGGAAACAATAACAATTTGATAAGTTACGATAATGGAAATATTCATGACTTTATATCTAAAGCATCAAAATATAATGATATAGAGCAAATAATATATCTAACAAAAAAAATGGCAGCTCATGAAATTGTAGAAAAAATAAATACACCAGATGATCTTGATGACTATCCGATACATATAGCTGCAAGAAATGGTAGTGAAGAGGTACTACTCTGGCTTATTGAAAATGGTGCAAATCTCAATATGACCAATTGCTGGAACTTGACCGCATTACAAGTTGCAGAAAAAGCAAATCAATTAAGCATTGTAGAAATATTGGAAGCACGCGTATAA